TACAGATGGCAGGTGGTCTTGTACAGCAAAGCGCTCCTGGCGTCCCCCTGGGGGGTAGTAGGATGTTTAGGGGGGCCTGGTCCCCCCCAGGGTCTCAGCTGTGAATGGGTTTAAGTGATAATAGCTCCCACTCTTCTCCTCctttagctttaaataggcgtGGCTTGTTGTAATGTAATTGAAGTTGCGAGGAGCCTTTGCATCTACGGCTTACGTGAGACATACATGTCTTACAATTCTTAAAGATTATCTATGCCACTGACAAAGTCATGACACTCATCTGAATGGGTTGGCCATTGATTAGTCACATTTCCTGATATGGTGAATTTTCTGGAAATTAAACTGCGGAAAAAAGCCAGAATGTTTTTGCCAAGCCAGCAAACTAAATACCTGAAAAGAAAAGTCAAGGTACTTCATTTTATGACAAATATTCTGCAACTCCAGTTACCGTAAAGTTGCCCTGCTCAAATGTCTTTTCCACAAGACATTGACATAGAACAAAATGAATGATGGTTGATTTCCATTTAGCTCCTTTAATTCCAGGGgacctggtattgtgcatgctggctcattGAAACAGTAACAAGCCATCGTTatagttacacctgtgctttaccTACCTTTACAAGTCAGAATGGTCTGCCATGGTCCAAGAAAGGCCTTGCCCTGTTTTTTCTTGCCCCTATCTTTATTGAATACTGTATTTGGAGCCCATGGGTGGAGCGAGGAGGGGCTTTTGGGCTTCCAGCTCCAATTTTTTCTCAAAAGCCCCGAATCTtttagtttttgtgtgtttgtatcatTTTCCCTCAGTCTTTGACTGGACCGGCAAATCAATGGAGCAAAAGTTCTGGGGAAATATCGCCATCTATAGGTCCACCTTAACGTTGTCATGGGGGATGTTCTTTACTACTGCTACGCTATTCACTAAAGAAATCTAataagggctgcaactaacgattatttttttatagatgattaatctgttgatttgtTTGGTCCATAAAATTGTGAAACATGTCAGTTTTCCAAAGTCCAAGAAAATcccaaaatgtcttgttttgtccacaactcagtTTTCTATCACAGCgaagtgaagaaactagaaaattaatttaagaagctgaaatcagagaattttaacttttcataaaaaaaaatccattatcaaaatagttggcaattaatttaatagttgatagCTAATATTTCTTTGCACAGTATTGAAGACTACATTTACTTGGCATTGTTGAGGATCCTTGATTTGCAAGTAGAGCAGTCCAGAATATAGTATGGATTCAAATTTAGCAGTTTGTCAGCTAAAGTCTCTCTGGACTACCAGCATAGTGTAAGAAAAATGATTTCAAGATTAGTGAACACCAGATTCCTACACTGCCCTGTTAAACAGAATTTTCAATGGGGGATAATTTACTCATTAGTTTGAGAGAAGACTTTTGGAATTATAAAAAGCTAACTTGgcaatttatgtaaaaacaaTGAATGATGTACTCTGGGATGTAAGGATACTAGATGACCCAGCATTTTGGGGATGTTGGCACACGTCAAGTGGCATGTCTGGGTCTAGCTCCATTTGACAGTTACTAGAGCAGTGTGGCGAAGGAATGTATTACGACTAAATGTTAACGAGGGAAAGACCTTTTGCCGCTCTTTATAGCAGGTGACACAGCCATCTGGCCCTGGAGTTAAACATTTTCCCCATGTGAATTAACCTAGAGTCTGTGCTCAAAGGTGACACTTGAGAGAAAGAACTGGGGAAAGCAACTTTAAGCTTAGAGCAACCTCTAGTGGTGATCGACATTAGAGACAAGTGAGCAAATTTCTGGTCAGAACCATTTAATTAGAGGCTTTAAAACAAGACATCAAGTAAAAATCAGTTAAAGTATTGCTGTACATTTCACACATTGTAAAAAACCCACACCCATGGCCCCCCCTTCTTATTGGTGACCTCTTAAAGCATGCCACAAGTTTTAAATGTGCAGCCAATTGGCAGCTGTTACATTAAGCTATAAGAATAACTTGTGCAGGGACATGCGACTTGGCATAAACAGTCAGCAGCAACATTTGTGTGCAGATAGTAAAATATTGTGATTGAGGATACCCAGTCAAGATTTCAGCCAACGTCAGCAAGTAGTGCATTAACAAACTAAGCGTTGTGAAAATAGTGAAGGGTCGCATTAGAGAGGAAGTCATTAGTAGCCGACTGAATCTCGTGGAGTAAATAAGTCTGATAAGGTGACATGGTTCCAAGACTGCCATTTTGTGTGAGCTAAGGTCTGGAGGGCCAgctttcagataaaaaaaaaaggaaataaaaaccaaactttgAAGTCCGTAAAAGTAAACACTATTTCAGTTTGTTAACAAGCAAACAGCATGGTCCTTGTATGCAGCAGCTCCTTCGGTCACATTAAGTTACAACTGTACAAATTAACACATGGTGGCAAAAACATCTCATCTCCTCACTGAGCGGGCTGCTTTGCAAGTTCCTTCACCATTGAAGACTTGAGCTGTGAGATGGTGGCAATCCTCATCTGCTTTGAAGTGGAATATTTGCCTTTGATTGCCTGCATGTTAGAGAAAGACTGAGTTAGAAGAGCATCAAAAATTAAGATAGCCAGACCAAGTTGAGTGATATGGCTTCTGGTCAAGAGTTCAGGGAAGTGACAAAGCGTGTTACTTACCAAGTGCTTGGTCTGACCATCGTTCACCTTCACAACATTCTTGGCAATGTGTGCCATCACAGGAATCAAGCTCTCTGCAGTGTAGTCCATGTAGTGCTGCAGCGTCACATCCTGAGGAGAGAGATTACAGTTCAACATGTCCTACTTACAGCACTAAACTAGCCTTTTGTTACAATGCAAATTCCATGTTACTTAATAAATTCCTGAGTCAAACAAGTCCAGATCAAGATTAGATATTTTGTAAGCCATCTTTAAACCTAGTgcatcattttaaaagttgctttaaaaaaagtggTCACAATTTCCCACTTTAACCAGTCCTGATCAAAACTACCCAACATTTAGAATGTTAACCCTTTAAATTCCAGTTTTGCATAACATTTCTGTATAAGCCTACTAGATGTATTTTTCAGTCTGGGATAAGTCAATTGGCAACAACCTTTGTGATGCACTGTGCCAATGCTCCATAACACAACAGCAATATCCAAAGCGGAACCAGGAAAAGATTGGCACATGTGGTggaaaaaaaatggtaaaaacTACACCCAGTGTGCACCAGGCTCCAAGATTAATTGCTGTGGGATCAAAAACACCTTTGCCAAAATGTATGCCATTAACATTACCAAGGCACACAAAGGTTAGACATCCCACTTGGTATTTACTACTTTTACTACGTCTGTGTTATGTTGTATGCAGCCTCAAACCCTTTCATTCCATATTATGCTTTAAGCCAATAgcttaaatttaaaaaaaggcgATCTTGAGTAGACAGGGAAACCAGAAGTTACTTACCCATTCGCCAGCATCCAAGATCTTGAGGGTAAGAGCCAACGCAGCACTCGCCACCATGGAAGGTGGGAAGTGAACCATGTCATAGTCAACCATGGTGAGCTCCAGGAGGTATTTTGCCAGGGTGTGTTGCTCAGCAGTTACCTGAGGGGAGACAAGTGGGGATTAGATGTTAGCATCTGGGCAGCTGATGGCTCACTGAATGAATCTAGGTTTTGGCTGGTTTTAAGATGCAGCTACGAACTTCATAAATCTTTGAGGCCCTTCTGAGAAACTGCAGGGGAAGAGGGCGGCCTAGTTGGAACTTGAGCGTCCGGAGAATAGTCATCTCCATGTCCCTGATCTGGGCAGTGGTGTAGGCCCTGTCCGTCACATAGGCGAAGTCCGAGATCTCTGGGGGATACATCTCCTCGTATTTGGAAGCAAGGAACATGGCAGTCACGCCGACCAGCTGCAGCTGCTTCTTGGGGACTGGGTGGTCCTGTTGGGTGCAATCACAggcacattttagaaactggggTGGCATGTAGAATGTCAGTAGAAGGccaggatgttttttttaagctatAAAATAACTGTTTCATGCAGAAGAGGTAACTGATACAGTCACTCACCTGAAGAAAGCGGTCAATGACTCCCACAGTCATGTACATCGTCTCCTGCAGGAGACGGAACTTTAGGCTTACTTGCACAAGCCAGTCAATGAGAATGGCCCGCATGTTACCAGTCACCTCCCGACCCTGCAGATAAGCAGGCCTGACGTTCTGCTCAACCTGAGGAGACCAGAAACTGGTTAAACCCAAAAGTGCATGTGGGGCAGAGGGATACCAGAtagatttagcatttagaaTTGTTTCACATGCCTCAAGCTGTCTGAGGTACTTGTAGATGTCCTTCACGTAGTCACTGCAGAGCATGGGGTTGTCATAGTCATCAGCATCCACATCCCTGACAGCGGTGTCGAGAATGACATCAGAAAAAGCCTGACAGAGGTCAGCAGGAGCACAGCCAGAAGTCTCCATTGGAGTGGGGGATGCTGGTTCAGGGAGAACCTGGAACACCCAACATTTGAGTTCAAACCAATGCACCACACCCAGCAGACATTTATCTGGATGGCCAGATAGCTGTTGCATACAACTCACCTCGGGCTCAGGTTTAACAGGAACAACCTTTTCTTGTGGTACAACTGCTTTGATGACTTTGGTGGTCTTTTTAGTGGGCTCAATCTTTTTAGTAGGCTCCGTCTTGACATTCTGAAATGGAGTTCAAAATTTCTCAACAGTAAACCTCGGGATTCCACTAAAATGTGGATACTTCTAATCATCCGGTCTTTGaatgagcccccccccccaaaaaaaactacaatgatCTGGGGCACTTTGAAATTTAAAGAgcatttttccaaaaaaatataaatgcacCCCTACAGTAGCTACTTAATCAAATATAAGTGCTTGCATTTAAGGCAACGTTACTCGCACTGGACTGGTGCATTTCCAAATGGTTAACATCCTTTTGCTCTAACGTTACTACATTTAGCGTTAGGCCTTATATGGGCACAGCTGTTACTCATTTTGTATACAACTTCAACGTTAAGGTTTTACTTACATGCAGACACGAAAATCCCAAAAAAGATACAATGTCCCAACTCAAGTGTATGAAGTTAAGCCCACAAAGCATTAGTTAGCTTTTTTTTGCATGGCTAACAGTGCGTTTGCATTGTAGTACTATGAATTGACCTTTAGATATTATATAACGTTACTTCATTTTCCATCAGGAGGTAAATTACGCTCACGAGATTTCATAATTATGTCACATTCTTACCTTTTTCTGTAACGTGACTTCTTTGTTAACTGCGAGATTTCCGATTTCGCCCAGCGCCGCTCGAGGCTTGGTGGGACCAGCGACCGAGCAGGCCTTACCAGCGAGGTCAGTCCTGGTGGAAGCCAAGCGGTTCTGCAGTaaagaaaattaaaacacaTTCAGCGTTAAATTACACTGCATGTTATTAACAATAATGGGTTGCTCAGTTTTTAACGTTAGTGGAACTCCTATTATGGAACGGTTGCACGAGCAGCCCCCACAGCAACGCACGAGGGCATTTAACATCATAGTGATTTTAAATTACAAACATTAAATAAAGACGCATTTCCAGTCATAGGCAACAAAAGCAGACATAAAAGACAATAAAGTACGTACTCTGGTTACTCGTAGAGCCATTTCGAAATATGCGTTGCTTCAACACTAACCACGGACAATCGTAATGGAGAATGATGCAGAGTAGTTTTTAGGGTTCGGCGTCCTGGTTTAAATCCTCGCTCGCTACAAGCTGATTCGCTGGGTCCGGAATTCTCCGAgcatctgattggttgagcgcATCTGTTTCAAATGCGTCCCCCGGACAACAAGTGGTCAcgtgatttagatttttttttgtttccttccTTTTCCTGTTACGTCTTGCTTATTATTTTTCATACTTTCTTGATTTGACGTACTTTTTAAATTGCTCTTTCCACACACGAACAAATTAACGATACACGTTTACAtgctcaaaacaaaacaaagaactgTGCTGACTtactatatataaaaaaaagaaaaaaaagaaagtggacGCAGTTAGATGAAAAGCTAGTTTACACAATTGTTGGCTTCAACAGTTATTACTCGGAACCATAGACTGTGGTCGGACCAAGGCTTTACTTTTTCGATTAATTACCCCTCCCCTCGAACACCAAACGAAAACCATAGGCTGTGTTCAATAGGCACTTATACAGGCTATGGCACAAACACTTTAGACATCAATGCCCTGTGCATTTCTATTTTCCTATGTGTTTCTGACTGAAATGTATCCTACCAAGGCACCCAAAATGTTCCCAAAACAGAGCTATTCTGCTGCAAAATATATCTTTACATTATGCACTTTGCAGCTATATATTTGTGTTCAGGGGCTCAATGTGGAACCCCTTACCCACATAACTCAAAATGCTAAAACTATGGCCTCTTTATCAAATCAATGCCTGTGCTTTGATAGTTTTATGTATTTTCTTTGAGTTTTGTGTATTTCTATAAATGCTATTTTTTTGCTATGTGGCATTAGTCCATGCGAAATacttcattattattttatttacgttaaagaaaaagaaaaattgtaATTGTCATGTCCTACAAATTATTAGCACACCAGACTTAGTATCAACAGACAGGCCAGTCAGTATTAAAGGATCCGGAATTAAAaatcaaaccaaaaaaaaaaattatgatcaGGACATCCCTGCTTTTGAAATACTCACAGAAGCTTTTGCTTTTGGGCCCCCTGACCCCTTGTAAAGCTACAAAGAttcattgattaatcaattagttgttaaTTATTAGATTAACTGCCAACTAAtattatcgattaatcggtttgagttttttttttttttatgaaaaaaataagaattgTCTGACtctagcttcttaaatgtgaatattttctagtttcttcactcctctactactacagtaaactgaatatctgagttgtggacaatttgaggacatcatttttggttttgggatacactgatcgacatttttcacaattttctgacattttatagaacagacaataatcgattaataaagaaaataatcatcagATTAATTGACTATGAAAATTTACATTGCAGCCCTAACCTCTTGGGCCCCTGAACCTGCCCTGTGCCTAGGCTTGTTCAGTAATCCATCCATGTATCATGGTCCCATACTCCTAGGACTGTTCATTTCACTAACCAGTCCATGGAAGGATACAGTTGACAAGACACAGGTGACAGAACAAAGTACAGTGCTGGAATAGTGGACTAAGAATCAGTTCAAAAGTGAACGTACAAAAGTCTATGGGGAAAGCTGGAGCTTACGAGGAGCATATGAAGGCAACACAAACGTGTTTTCTTGGATCTACAGACTGTGTAGACAAGACCCTTCCTGATTACATGAACATTGATTTCTAACTAAGTAACATCGAGGTCGAAGCTAGGGTTGGTTTATTTGGTGGAAGAGAAGAAGCAGGTTTACGGTCTTGTTTACTGCCTGAAAATCTTTTGTGGCCCCTAACTTCCAATCAGAGGATCACAGTTTCCGTGACGTCCACCGGAAAAGAGAGGACGCAAACGCAGCACGTAAAACAAAATAGATGCCACCACAAATCAGCGACAGAGGACGTCAAGTCGTCTGCGAAAGTAGCCACCAGTGCTCCTCGTCGGAGTGGAGTTATATTTGTAAAAGACTGGAAACACAAACAACGACTCACCTAGACGGCCCTAGTTAGTTAGCTCCAAGATCAACTGAGTTAACGTTATTCTGTCAATCCAAAAAAGTTTCAAGAAAAACCGACGTTTCTCAGACTAAAGGTAAGTTAACTGGTGAAACCATGGCCAGCTAGCATACGGGGTTGTTTAGGGAAGTTTCTGAAGTGAACAGTGACACACTTACATAAACAATATTAAAGTCACATTTTAAGCTGTAACGTTAAGTGATTAACGAAAGCCTTGACGTTAACGAAAGTTGAGTAGGCTAGCGAGGATTTAATACGTTTGGTTAACACGTGTCGCTGAAAACTTTTCTCAAACTGCGAGGTTGTAAATGAGATACAGCGTTTAGCATTTTATagcaactaacgttagcttctaaCGTTAACCATTAACATAATAACAGCATTATCATCGAGGTTTCTTGTTTGTATTTTACGACACCGACCTGTCCACGAACTAAAAATAAAGACGACCTGTATTTAGCTTGGTCGGCAGCACCACATATATAAAGTTATCTGTGCTGTATCTTGTTGGCTAACGTGACATCAAGGTTTGACGATTATTTGATTTCCCTGCTTAACAGTTTAGACATACGCACGTATTTTCTATGGTAATACTCGTAAAGGGACattgttgtaagttattgtaaagATGTCTGTGGTGGGAACATAAACAAAGAACCTACAAAGCAAAGGCAACAACCGTGCTAACAGTTTTCAGATTTAGCTAACatctagcatgctaacattagcaagaTCACGAGAATCTGCTCACACGGTTGTTGTGGCTAACCACGTTAGCATACGAGCAATTAAACTAAACCCTATAGAAAGAAACTGCGATTTGGTTGCCCGTCTTTTAACTGGAAATGTTTTTTACTCGATTCCGATGTGATAATGTTCACTCTGCCAGGTGCCATGTAGCATAGTTTTTGATATAAAGACATTAGCAGCAGCCATTAGCTTGCTAGCATGACTCAGTGGATTTGTAACGTTAGAAGTGACTGCTGTGGCCCAGTGTTTGTCACAAAGCAGCCGAAGACTTTAGCCGACATAAATTGTATTGATTGCTTAAACCATTTCCATTGACTAAATCTAAGTAGGGATGAGGTTACTGAGCCTCGGGCGAGTTTGACCTTAGCATGTTGCCAGtaccactaacgttagctacatctTGGGGGTCAGTGAGTGATTTTGGCTTTTGTCTCACTCAGTGGTAAATGTGCTCGACTCTTTATGCGATCTACAGGTGTTGTGCCGAATATTGTACTCCTTTCAGAATCTGTGTAGGATTTGGCATTATCTGTCTCGTAATGTGTTTTCTCCCTTGGGTTAGAGAGCTGATGATATCTCTGATGGGGAAACCTACTCTGACGAGGATACACATTTTTGGCATGATACCAGCTATTTACAGGGCTCGAGAGGTTGTCTATAAATAGATGTGCTTACAGCCTTACTGTATTGAGGTAGCTTGAGAGTGTGCACCTCTTAGATCACATTGCATTCCTGTGACAGTGGAAAGTCATCATACACAGGTCCATGTGAGGCTGTAGCTGCATGGAACACTGCACACAGGGGAAGGTGCAGATGGCAGCAGTGTAGTAATGACCGTTTtggggagagaaggaggcctcAGATGCAATTCCCCAAAACCTCAACTTTGTAATGGGATTACTTCTCTTTCTGGTTACCGCATGTTTTACCAATGATTATAAACAGTCTTCCCTTCAAGTGATATTCTAACAACTTCCTTTAATGTAATCATGAGGCTGatgtttattatatttactTGAGTAACTTTGGCTTGAGAAGAGGGGACCTCTACCCTATGTTTAACTTTAAGAAAGCCCTAACTATTTCAAAATTAGCTCAACTTTCTGTTTTTAGACCTACAAGTGTTAAAAGGTATTGAGGTATGAAACACAGCCCTACATGTCCTTGCTTAAGTAACACGATTATCaggttttaatattttttttgtattccttTTGACTACTGATGGAATAACTAACTGAAGAAAATGGCATCTGTCTCTTGCACTATGTTTGACCTTGTGCAAATTAGAACATCATGTGTTGTTGGAGCCATTACACCActttgtttagttttgtttaTACACCACGTTGGTTATGCTAATTAATCTGCAGTTTTATGTTTGAGCACTGGGTGGAGCATTGCCTTTTGGGAAAGCATAAAGGTAATCAGCCAGGTGTGCGTGCCATTGTTGGATTTGTGagcaaaagaaaatgaatggaactaaaccagaaattaaaagaaatggacTGTATTGCTTGTGCGACAGTGAGCAGGCCGTCAGGAGAATAAATGGGTCACAGCACCGAAATGCAGACAGATTGTGGACATTGATTATGAAATTAAACGTTGTCAATATAGACTACTAAAACTATTAACTGCTATCAATCACGATATTACAGGGTTTTCACTAGATTTTGAAGGTTTAGGCGCAGCACCCAATCGTTTCTGGGCATCACTCGAGCTGAATCAATCTAAAATCAATGTAATAAATGACTTTTCTCAAATccaatgattgtagttggtcaccagtggacttctttagcaagttttgtctttaacatttttgagtgttatttacatattatctgctctagtttttccaacatttaagtcacatataataataataataataataataataataataataataataataataacaagaataataataatggtaaAAACATGATGTGAAATGGCatatttcttttattgaacatcataatattttcttgagggaggacccctaatCCCCCCCCCTGCCAAATACGTGTACTTatgtcttccacaaacctagggaagTCACTGTACCACCACAGCACCTCAATTTCCAGGCAAGTCAGTGTCTCAgtttaagagagaagacacaccagcctgatAATCGGGCGTTGGACCGTATGGCCTGGTccgtgactcaagtctgttcggtgtgttccgtgccgtcggccgtccgaggagccgtcggccttcatttgggccgacccgacatgttcagtcggagacagggcagtcgggactcacctggaaatggggagcggatgagctgctcaaaatctgacgaaaatcttttaaactgacctttgtcaatctgaaatgaagacagattcagaaactgcatggcct
The Sander lucioperca isolate FBNREF2018 chromosome 14, SLUC_FBN_1.2, whole genome shotgun sequence genome window above contains:
- the ccnb1 gene encoding G2/mitotic-specific cyclin-B1, translated to MALRVTRNRLASTRTDLAGKACSVAGPTKPRAALGEIGNLAVNKEVTLQKKNVKTEPTKKIEPTKKTTKVIKAVVPQEKVVPVKPEPEVLPEPASPTPMETSGCAPADLCQAFSDVILDTAVRDVDADDYDNPMLCSDYVKDIYKYLRQLEVEQNVRPAYLQGREVTGNMRAILIDWLVQVSLKFRLLQETMYMTVGVIDRFLQDHPVPKKQLQLVGVTAMFLASKYEEMYPPEISDFAYVTDRAYTTAQIRDMEMTILRTLKFQLGRPLPLQFLRRASKIYEVTAEQHTLAKYLLELTMVDYDMVHFPPSMVASAALALTLKILDAGEWDVTLQHYMDYTAESLIPVMAHIAKNVVKVNDGQTKHLAIKGKYSTSKQMRIATISQLKSSMVKELAKQPAQ